The Maledivibacter sp. DNA window ATTCTGTGCCTTTTGATTAAAAAACAAGCATAAGAGGTGCTAGAGAAAGATTAATTCTCAACATCAAGTATAATCTAATGAATTAGGGGTGAAAAAATGGGAAATTTAGCTGCACTTTCATTAATGACAGCAATTTTATGTGGTATTTGGGTAGAGTTAAGTTCTGCTTTAGGACTACTTGGATGGGCAGGATTTGCAGGATGTACAGCATTTTTCGCGGCAGGAGGTAAGATTCAAGGGTTGAAAAGTTCTCTTCCAGCGACTCTAAGTGGTGTTTTTTGGGCTATGGTAATTATAAAAATGTGTAACTATATGGAGTTTTCCCATGTTGCTGGGATTAGTACGGCTTTGATAACTTTTATAATGTGTATACAGGCTAAAATCAAATTGTTCGAATTTATTCCAGGAACCTTTATAGGATCATTCTCAACCTTTGCTTCTGGAGGGGATTGGAAGGGTGTAGTAATCACCCTAATTTTAGGGGCTATTTTAGGATATGCATGTGAATCAAGTGGTACATGGTTTTACAATGTAACAAATAGGAATACTAACTCTCAAGAAAAGGACACAAAGGAACAGGAAGCTGTATAAAAAAGGCTTCTCAAAGATCATATGATTTCAGATGCTGTGATAGTATTCTTTATATTTATTACTCCCTTAAGATTGTATAAAAAAAGTGTGTAAAGGACTCAGTCTTAACATTTGCATTTCTTTTTATAAGAAAGCATGTGAAGCTGGGTTCTTTTTTTATTCTTATATATTTTTTCCCTTAATATTATGAGAATGTTTATAGTTAAAATCCTCTACAGTTGATGGAGGGATTAATCAAAAATAATTCTAGATACACAATTAATCTTTTAAAAAGAGTTTGACCTTCCACTAGCTGTATAATGTAGAGTTTTATTTAACAGAAACAAAGAGCATGAAAGATTCATTTTATTATATTAATGTTAATGCGTACTATTTTTAGACGTATTACTTGCTCTCAAGAAATTTCTGCTTTTTATATCAATAAGGAAAGGATTGAATAACATATGGATTTTTCATTAACCAGAGAACAGGAACTGATCAAAAAATTGTCACAACAGTTTGCTGAAAATGAATTAGAGCCAGTAGCCGAAGAAGTTGACCTTGAGCATATTTTTCCCGAGGAAAACTTTAAGAAAATGGCATTATTAGGATTTACAGGGATTGGAGTTCCTAGCCAATATGGAGGCTGCAATGGTGGTGCATTAGAGAAGGTAATAACTGTTTCTGAATTCGCAAAAAAATGTATGGCTTCAGCTGCAATCCTATCAATTCACTTAATTGCACCCCAAGCCATTAATAAATATGGAAATGAAGAACAAAAGCAAAGATTTCTTCCCAAGCTTACAAAAGGCGGAGCGTTGGGGGCATTTGCTTTAACCGAACCAAATGCAGGATCCGATGCAGGGGCTGTAAAGACAACAGCTATATATGATCCAGAAACTGATGAGTATATATTAAATGGAACTAAATGCTTTATTTCCGGTGGTAGCCGTGCAGAGGTATTAATTATATTTGCACTTACGCAACCTGAAAAGGGATTAAGAGGTATGTCCGCAATAATAGTTGAGAAAGGTACACCGGGTTTCACTATAGGTAAAATAGAGTCTAAAATGGGATTGGCTGGTTCAGAAACTGCGGAACTAATATTTGAAGATTGTCGTGTTCCAGCATCAAATCTTCTTGGAAGACAGGGCAAAGGCTTTAAAATAGCGATGGAGGCGTTGGATGGAGCCCGTGTAGGAGTAGGGGCTCAAGCTGTTGGAGTAGCAGAGGGAGCATTGGATCTTTCCATTAAGTATTCAAATGAACGTGTTCAGTTTGGTAAACCAATAGCAAATCTCCAAGGTATCCAATGGTATATTGCAGACATGGCAACAAAAACAATGGCTGCAAAAACTCTTGTAGAATATGCAGCGTATCTTGAAGATGCTGGAAAGCCTTTTTCAAAAGAGGCAGCTATGTGTAAGCTAAATGCTTCTGAAAATGCACGTTTTGTAACTAATTTGGCTCTTCAAATACATGGTGGATATGGCTATATGAAGGATTATCCATTAGAGAGAATGTATCGTGATGCTAAGATCACAGAAATATATGAGGGTACTTCAGAGATTCATAAAGTTGTTATCTCCAGAGCAGTAATGAGTAAATAAAGAAGGAGTGTAGAATTATGAGAATTTATGTTTGTATTAAACAAGTTCCAGATACTTCAGGTAGGGTTGCAGTAAAACCAGATGGCACTCTTGATCGTGCTTCTATGTCTGCTATCATTAATCCAGATGATATGAGTGCTATAGAACAAGCACTTATACTCAAGGATAAAATAGGCTGCCAAGTAACGGCAGTAACCATGGGACCACCTCCAGCAGAGGGAATGCTTCGTGAAGTTCTTGCAATGGGAGCTGATGATGCGGTTCTGATTTCTTCCCGTGAGTTTGGTGGGTCAGATACATTTGCAACATCCCAGATTATAGCATCTGCCATATCACATTTAGGTATAGGTAAAGAGGATATGATATTCTGTGGACGTCAGGCAATAGATGGAGATACAGCACAGGTGGGACCACAGATAGCCGAGAAGCTTGAAATCCCACAAGTAACCTATGTTAATGAAATAAGCAAAAGAGATAATGCAATAGTTGTGAAGCGGTTACTTGAAGATGGATATATGATGATTGAGATTGAAACACCTTGTCTGATCACATGTGTAAAAGAAAATAACCTTTCTACTCGATATATGACTATAAATGGAATTATGGATTGTTATAGTAAACCCCTTACAGTCCTTGATTTTCAAGCATTGAAAGATCAGCCATTAATTGAGGTTGATACTATAGGTTT harbors:
- a CDS encoding electron transfer flavoprotein subunit beta/FixA family protein, which encodes MRIYVCIKQVPDTSGRVAVKPDGTLDRASMSAIINPDDMSAIEQALILKDKIGCQVTAVTMGPPPAEGMLREVLAMGADDAVLISSREFGGSDTFATSQIIASAISHLGIGKEDMIFCGRQAIDGDTAQVGPQIAEKLEIPQVTYVNEISKRDNAIVVKRLLEDGYMMIEIETPCLITCVKENNLSTRYMTINGIMDCYSKPLTVLDFQALKDQPLIEVDTIGLKGSPTNIFKSFTPPQKGVGVMLEGAGRDTVVELVECLQRKHVI
- a CDS encoding DUF1097 domain-containing protein — encoded protein: MGNLAALSLMTAILCGIWVELSSALGLLGWAGFAGCTAFFAAGGKIQGLKSSLPATLSGVFWAMVIIKMCNYMEFSHVAGISTALITFIMCIQAKIKLFEFIPGTFIGSFSTFASGGDWKGVVITLILGAILGYACESSGTWFYNVTNRNTNSQEKDTKEQEAV
- a CDS encoding acyl-CoA dehydrogenase family protein encodes the protein MDFSLTREQELIKKLSQQFAENELEPVAEEVDLEHIFPEENFKKMALLGFTGIGVPSQYGGCNGGALEKVITVSEFAKKCMASAAILSIHLIAPQAINKYGNEEQKQRFLPKLTKGGALGAFALTEPNAGSDAGAVKTTAIYDPETDEYILNGTKCFISGGSRAEVLIIFALTQPEKGLRGMSAIIVEKGTPGFTIGKIESKMGLAGSETAELIFEDCRVPASNLLGRQGKGFKIAMEALDGARVGVGAQAVGVAEGALDLSIKYSNERVQFGKPIANLQGIQWYIADMATKTMAAKTLVEYAAYLEDAGKPFSKEAAMCKLNASENARFVTNLALQIHGGYGYMKDYPLERMYRDAKITEIYEGTSEIHKVVISRAVMSK